A DNA window from Staphylococcus warneri contains the following coding sequences:
- a CDS encoding nitroreductase, which translates to MELQDAISNRRSVKKFKHDMTIDDNALYEAIEKATDAPNHGMREPWRVVHVAKDRLGNMSEDITRFAFPDSPEKRADHYDKVTKLGGMLLLIMKADPRQRQNRENYFAFGAFAQNLMLLLYEAGIGTCWKSPAYIFEPKIRKALNIEDDEILAGFLYLTDLEEPMTKAKRKNRDLISEY; encoded by the coding sequence TTGGAACTACAAGATGCAATATCAAACAGAAGAAGCGTCAAGAAGTTTAAACACGATATGACTATCGATGATAATGCTTTATATGAGGCTATAGAAAAGGCTACCGATGCTCCTAACCATGGTATGAGAGAGCCGTGGAGAGTTGTACATGTTGCTAAAGATAGATTAGGAAACATGAGTGAAGATATCACACGCTTTGCTTTCCCCGATAGTCCGGAAAAGCGAGCTGATCATTATGATAAAGTGACAAAACTAGGCGGCATGTTGTTGTTGATTATGAAAGCAGATCCAAGACAACGTCAAAATAGAGAAAATTACTTTGCATTCGGTGCATTTGCCCAAAATTTAATGTTGTTACTTTATGAAGCAGGTATTGGTACTTGTTGGAAATCACCTGCATATATTTTTGAACCTAAAATCCGTAAAGCATTAAATATTGAAGATGATGAAATATTAGCAGGATTCTTATATCTTACTGATTTAGAAGAACCAATGACAAAAGCTAAACGTAAGAATAGAGACCTAATTTCAGAGTATTAA
- a CDS encoding organic hydroperoxide resistance protein: protein MAVQYETKATNVGGRKGHVQTDDNAINVDVLPPQQADGKATNPEQLFAAGYASCFNGAFDLILKQNKVRDAEPEVTLTVRLEDDPDAESPKLSVDIDAKVKNVLSQEDAEKYLQDAHDFCPYSKATRGNIDVNLNVKVED, encoded by the coding sequence ATGGCAGTTCAATATGAAACTAAAGCAACAAACGTTGGTGGACGTAAAGGACACGTTCAAACTGATGATAATGCGATAAATGTAGATGTATTACCACCACAACAAGCAGATGGTAAAGCAACAAACCCTGAGCAATTATTTGCCGCAGGTTATGCATCATGTTTTAATGGCGCGTTTGATTTAATCTTAAAACAAAATAAAGTACGTGATGCAGAGCCAGAAGTAACACTTACAGTAAGATTAGAAGATGATCCAGATGCTGAAAGTCCAAAATTAAGCGTAGATATTGACGCGAAAGTGAAAAATGTATTATCTCAAGAAGATGCTGAAAAATATCTTCAAGATGCACATGACTTCTGTCCATATTCTAAAGCGACACGCGGTAATATCGATGTCAATTTAAATGTTAAAGTAGAAGACTAA
- the gcvH gene encoding glycine cleavage system protein GcvH yields MAVPNEFKYSKEHEWVKVEGNVATIGITEYAQNELGDIVFVELPETDDELNEGDTFGSVESVKTVSELYAPITGKVVEVNEELEDSPEFVNESPYEKAWMVKVEISDESQIDELLSAEQYSEMIGE; encoded by the coding sequence GTGGCAGTACCAAACGAATTTAAATACTCTAAAGAACATGAATGGGTTAAAGTTGAAGGAAATGTAGCGACAATTGGTATTACTGAATATGCTCAAAACGAGTTAGGTGATATCGTATTCGTTGAATTACCTGAAACTGATGATGAATTAAACGAAGGCGACACTTTCGGTAGTGTTGAATCTGTAAAAACTGTATCTGAATTATATGCACCAATTACTGGTAAAGTAGTTGAAGTTAATGAAGAATTAGAAGATAGTCCTGAATTTGTAAACGAATCACCATACGAAAAAGCATGGATGGTTAAAGTAGAAATTAGTGACGAAAGCCAAATTGACGAATTATTATCAGCAGAACAATATTCAGAAATGATTGGCGAATAA
- a CDS encoding sterile alpha motif-like domain-containing protein → MTFYDFIIGFINDDTPFGSLANYINKDHKFPKDEKNKHVIRSYVLSNYKDPQLIESTNRAISLYQLT, encoded by the coding sequence ATGACATTTTATGATTTTATTATAGGTTTTATTAATGATGATACACCATTTGGAAGTTTAGCTAACTATATTAATAAAGATCACAAATTCCCAAAAGATGAAAAAAATAAGCATGTTATTCGATCATATGTGCTGTCTAATTATAAGGACCCTCAACTTATTGAAAGCACCAATAGAGCGATTAGTTTATATCAACTAACTTAA
- a CDS encoding GNAT family N-acetyltransferase, with product MNNIRTLNLDDLASYKSLLSGEHHTYSWDRYYLDHVSDEALTKILSSETAHINVFGAFEDDVLVATATLRQSKYVGKQHKAVILNNFVKDNDEVINRELINYILHFAEQKNLETILTSVTSSNISAKVFFSSLGFENLGFEKNASKIGDEYFDEHWLSYDLRKS from the coding sequence ATGAACAACATACGTACATTAAACCTAGATGATTTAGCTTCATACAAATCACTTTTATCAGGGGAACATCACACATATTCATGGGATCGCTATTATTTGGATCATGTATCCGATGAAGCTTTGACAAAAATTTTATCTTCAGAAACAGCTCATATCAATGTTTTTGGTGCTTTTGAAGATGATGTCCTAGTTGCAACTGCAACATTGAGACAAAGCAAATATGTAGGTAAACAACATAAAGCAGTTATCCTAAATAACTTTGTAAAAGACAATGATGAAGTGATTAACAGAGAATTAATCAATTATATACTTCATTTTGCTGAACAAAAGAACTTAGAAACAATACTTACTTCAGTGACATCTAGTAATATCAGCGCTAAAGTATTTTTTAGTTCTCTAGGATTTGAAAATCTTGGTTTTGAGAAAAATGCTAGTAAAATTGGTGACGAATATTTTGATGAACATTGGCTATCTTATGATTTAAGAAAAAGCTAA
- the aroD gene encoding type I 3-dehydroquinate dehydratase: MQKVDIAVTIAPKEATITDLFKDLEFFQDSIDIIELRIDQWADITGVNQVVDELNELPFEFKVLITYRSNSQGGKGYVNEVEYQSVIQNLIDESNYDMLDIEWDDQKDKNTYLTLINKAHQKGIQVVLSHHNFNETPSLEELKFTYYKMHQFEADYLKVAVMPNDEKDVLHLLEAVKDSADALNQHIVGIAMSDIGLVSRTAQGVFGGTVSYGCLNEPHAPGQIHVEELKKQIDFYNK; the protein is encoded by the coding sequence ATGCAAAAGGTAGATATAGCCGTAACGATTGCGCCTAAAGAAGCAACGATAACTGACTTGTTTAAAGACTTAGAGTTCTTTCAAGACAGTATTGATATTATTGAATTACGAATAGATCAATGGGCAGATATTACAGGAGTTAATCAGGTTGTCGATGAGTTAAATGAATTGCCTTTTGAATTTAAAGTATTAATCACATATAGATCTAACTCCCAAGGAGGTAAGGGTTATGTGAATGAAGTTGAATATCAAAGTGTAATTCAAAACCTCATTGATGAATCAAATTATGACATGTTAGACATTGAATGGGATGACCAAAAAGACAAAAATACTTATTTAACTCTTATAAATAAGGCACATCAAAAAGGCATTCAAGTGGTACTATCACATCATAATTTTAATGAAACACCATCATTAGAAGAATTAAAATTCACTTATTATAAAATGCACCAATTCGAAGCAGACTATTTAAAAGTGGCAGTTATGCCTAATGATGAAAAGGATGTATTACATCTATTGGAGGCAGTCAAAGACTCGGCTGATGCTTTAAATCAGCACATTGTTGGTATAGCAATGTCGGATATAGGCTTAGTTAGTCGTACGGCACAGGGCGTATTTGGTGGTACTGTATCTTATGGTTGCTTAAATGAACCGCATGCTCCAGGACAAATTCATGTAGAAGAATTGAAAAAACAAATAGATTTCTATAATAAGTAA
- a CDS encoding thioredoxin family protein has product MSKSIEIDDVTENFGEDKHLIFGYTPTCGTCKVSERMLDIANEILKLPVKKIDMNFHPKFSETHQIMSVPVLMLMNKDKEVKRLYAFRSVPYLLENLK; this is encoded by the coding sequence ATGAGTAAATCAATCGAAATAGACGATGTGACTGAAAACTTTGGTGAAGATAAACATCTCATTTTCGGATATACGCCTACATGCGGTACATGTAAAGTGTCTGAAAGAATGTTGGATATTGCAAATGAAATTTTGAAACTTCCGGTTAAGAAAATTGATATGAACTTTCATCCAAAGTTTAGTGAAACACATCAAATTATGTCAGTACCAGTATTAATGTTAATGAATAAGGATAAAGAAGTAAAAAGATTGTATGCGTTTAGGTCTGTTCCTTATTTGTTAGAAAATTTAAAATAA
- the tsaT gene encoding type II toxin-antitoxin system toxin TsaT translates to MSLHFTILFWLSLIFIVAGAIILAIMLKTKKESKKESYLGFTIVFFIFGLAMLIYTLLFGL, encoded by the coding sequence ATGAGCTTGCATTTTACAATTCTTTTTTGGCTTTCACTTATATTTATCGTAGCTGGTGCGATTATTCTAGCTATCATGCTTAAAACTAAAAAAGAATCTAAGAAAGAATCTTATCTTGGTTTCACCATTGTATTCTTCATTTTTGGATTAGCTATGTTGATATATACATTGTTATTCGGACTCTAG
- the tsaA gene encoding type II toxin-antitoxin system antitoxin TsaA, with translation MKLYIIHAINIILTILFIIFNVIITYNANLDDTLWLVPGLIVCGLIMMISFAIAITKKDLLSEVLFFINIILTLYYIYPIFYDFL, from the coding sequence ATGAAACTATACATTATACATGCAATCAATATTATTTTAACGATATTATTTATTATTTTTAATGTAATTATTACTTATAATGCAAACCTAGACGATACCTTATGGTTAGTGCCTGGATTAATTGTATGCGGTTTGATTATGATGATTAGTTTTGCTATTGCTATAACTAAAAAGGACTTGTTAAGTGAAGTTCTTTTCTTTATTAATATTATTCTTACACTGTACTACATTTATCCAATTTTTTATGATTTTCTTTAA
- a CDS encoding toprim domain-containing protein, producing MTIVNKVIIVEGKSDKKRVQQVIAEPVSIICTHGTMSIDKIDDMIESLYGKQVFVLADSDDEGDRIRKWFKRYLSESEHIFVDKTFCEVANCPKNYLAHVLTKHGFNCKKEKSLIPNLKTERLVLVNE from the coding sequence ATGACTATTGTGAATAAAGTAATCATTGTTGAAGGTAAATCTGATAAAAAACGAGTGCAGCAAGTCATTGCAGAACCAGTAAGTATTATTTGTACGCATGGTACTATGAGTATAGATAAGATAGATGATATGATAGAATCACTTTATGGTAAACAAGTTTTCGTCTTAGCTGATTCAGATGACGAAGGGGATCGAATTAGAAAATGGTTCAAACGGTATTTAAGTGAGTCTGAACATATTTTTGTAGATAAAACATTTTGCGAAGTGGCCAATTGTCCTAAAAATTATTTAGCGCATGTACTTACCAAACATGGATTTAATTGCAAAAAAGAGAAATCCCTTATACCTAATTTAAAAACTGAAAGGTTAGTTTTAGTGAATGAGTAA
- a CDS encoding thioredoxin family protein, with protein MESIKTTEQFNDTVQNDQPVIVKFEAGWCPDCKAMDMWIDPIVEKYKDYEWYTVNRDELEDVTAENDVMGIPSILVFKNGEKLAHLHSANAKSPEQVESFLDETFNK; from the coding sequence ATGGAAAGTATTAAAACAACTGAACAATTTAACGACACTGTCCAAAACGATCAACCTGTTATCGTCAAATTCGAAGCAGGTTGGTGCCCTGATTGTAAAGCAATGGATATGTGGATAGACCCTATCGTTGAAAAATATAAGGATTATGAATGGTATACTGTAAATCGTGATGAATTGGAAGATGTAACTGCTGAAAATGATGTTATGGGTATTCCTAGTATTTTAGTATTTAAAAATGGTGAAAAGTTAGCTCATTTACACTCAGCAAATGCTAAATCTCCTGAACAAGTAGAATCATTCTTAGACGAAACATTCAATAAATAA
- a CDS encoding methionine ABC transporter ATP-binding protein, which produces MIELKQIVKRYHTKNKDVLAVDHVDLNIQSGSIFGVIGFSGAGKSTLIRMFNNLEAPTSGEVIIDGDSISQLSKSDLRKKRQKVSMIFQHFNLLWSRTVLKNITFPLEIAGLSRGEAKRKANELIELVGLKGRENAYPSELSGGQKQRVGIARALANDPTVLLCDEATSALDPQTTDEILDLLLKIREQQNLTIVLITHEMQVIRRICDEVAVMENGRVIEQGQVSQVFENPQHEVTRRFVKDDLNEDFEESLDALEPLDNNAYIVRLNFNGENTTQPIVSYITKTHQIDVNILEADIKNTRNGTLGFLVIHIPFISSENFEDFKSNLNEKHVNVEVLRHG; this is translated from the coding sequence GTGATTGAGTTAAAACAAATCGTGAAACGATATCATACGAAAAATAAAGACGTACTCGCTGTAGATCACGTTGATTTAAACATTCAATCCGGTTCCATTTTTGGGGTGATTGGTTTTTCTGGAGCAGGTAAGAGTACCTTAATTAGAATGTTTAATAATTTAGAAGCACCCACTTCTGGAGAAGTTATTATTGATGGAGATAGCATAAGTCAATTATCGAAGTCAGATTTACGTAAGAAGCGCCAAAAAGTAAGTATGATTTTCCAACATTTTAATTTACTATGGTCGAGAACTGTACTTAAAAATATTACATTCCCACTAGAAATTGCAGGATTATCTAGAGGAGAAGCAAAACGTAAGGCAAATGAATTAATAGAACTTGTAGGCTTGAAGGGACGAGAAAATGCTTATCCATCTGAGTTGTCTGGTGGACAGAAACAAAGAGTTGGTATTGCCAGAGCATTAGCCAATGATCCGACAGTATTGCTTTGTGATGAAGCTACAAGTGCACTTGATCCTCAAACTACAGATGAAATTTTAGACTTATTATTAAAAATACGTGAGCAACAAAATTTAACAATCGTGTTAATCACACATGAAATGCAAGTGATTCGCCGAATTTGTGATGAAGTCGCAGTTATGGAAAACGGACGCGTGATAGAACAAGGTCAAGTTAGCCAAGTATTTGAAAATCCACAACACGAAGTAACGAGACGATTTGTAAAAGATGATTTAAATGAGGATTTTGAGGAATCATTAGATGCGTTAGAACCATTAGATAACAATGCTTACATAGTTAGATTGAATTTTAACGGTGAAAATACGACTCAACCAATTGTATCGTACATTACAAAAACGCATCAGATTGACGTTAATATTTTAGAAGCTGACATTAAAAATACAAGAAATGGTACATTAGGATTTTTAGTTATCCATATACCTTTTATAAGTTCTGAAAATTTCGAAGATTTCAAATCTAATCTTAATGAGAAACATGTGAATGTGGAGGTGTTAAGACATGGGTAA
- a CDS encoding arsenate reductase family protein → MIKFYQYANCTTCKKAAKFLDEYGVSYEPIDIVQHTPTKNEFKEIVDKTGVDTKKLFNTHGAKYRELDLKNKLDDLSDEERFELLASDGMLVKRPLAILGDKITLGFKEEEYKNTWL, encoded by the coding sequence ATGATTAAATTTTACCAATATGCAAATTGTACAACTTGCAAAAAAGCAGCAAAATTTTTAGATGAATACGGTGTGAGTTATGAACCAATTGATATTGTTCAACATACACCAACGAAAAATGAATTTAAAGAAATTGTTGATAAAACTGGTGTAGACACTAAAAAATTATTTAATACACACGGTGCCAAATATCGTGAATTAGATTTAAAAAATAAATTAGATGATTTATCAGACGAAGAACGTTTTGAATTACTTGCTTCAGATGGCATGTTAGTGAAAAGACCTTTAGCTATATTAGGTGATAAAATCACATTAGGTTTTAAAGAAGAAGAGTATAAAAATACTTGGTTATAA
- a CDS encoding methionine ABC transporter permease — protein sequence MGKSVGEILQEMITMPNVQWPEVWQAIVETLYMTVVSTIFAFIFGLILGVLLFLSAKSHSKVARIFYSIVSFIVNLFRAIPFIILILLLIPFTSVVLGTISGPTGALPALIIGAAPFYARLVEIAFKEIDKGVIEAAWSMGANTWTVVRKVLLPEAMPALVSGLTVTAIALVGSTAIAGVIGAGGLGNLAYLTGFTRNQKDVILVSTVFILIIVFIIQFIGDWVTNKIDKR from the coding sequence ATGGGTAAGTCAGTTGGAGAAATACTCCAAGAAATGATTACAATGCCGAACGTCCAATGGCCAGAAGTTTGGCAAGCCATTGTTGAAACACTTTATATGACTGTCGTATCAACAATATTTGCTTTTATATTTGGATTGATTTTAGGTGTTTTATTATTTTTATCGGCTAAGAGTCATTCAAAAGTGGCAAGAATATTTTATTCAATCGTTTCATTTATCGTGAACCTATTTAGAGCGATACCGTTCATCATTTTAATCTTGTTATTAATACCATTTACAAGTGTCGTTTTAGGCACAATAAGTGGTCCAACAGGTGCACTACCTGCATTAATCATAGGTGCAGCGCCATTCTATGCTAGATTAGTAGAAATTGCTTTCAAAGAGATAGATAAAGGGGTAATTGAGGCAGCGTGGTCTATGGGTGCTAATACTTGGACTGTAGTAAGAAAAGTATTACTACCTGAAGCAATGCCGGCGTTAGTATCAGGTTTAACAGTAACAGCAATTGCATTAGTGGGATCTACAGCAATTGCCGGAGTTATCGGTGCTGGTGGTTTAGGTAACTTAGCTTACTTAACAGGTTTCACTCGAAATCAAAAAGACGTTATTTTAGTTTCAACAGTTTTCATCTTAATCATTGTATTCATCATCCAATTTATTGGTGACTGGGTTACAAACAAAATTGATAAACGCTAA
- a CDS encoding histidine phosphatase family protein — MTKILYLMRHGQTVFNLKGKIQGASDSPLTNHGIEQAQAAARYFENNHIEFDTLFSSSQERACDTLENAVPNHQHKYVRSKGLKEWHFGVFEGESIELLKKIKQPTTLYGDYVVPFGGESRLQVEQRMTDTLTEIMEHHCDKTTLAVSHGSTIGLFIRKCLGYEEGSSFDIGNCHILKFEYQDGQFKFIELIDPTL, encoded by the coding sequence TTGACGAAGATTTTATATTTAATGAGACATGGTCAAACTGTTTTTAATTTAAAGGGTAAAATCCAAGGGGCAAGTGATTCACCATTAACAAACCATGGTATTGAACAAGCTCAAGCCGCTGCACGTTATTTTGAGAATAATCATATTGAATTTGATACCTTGTTTTCATCTTCTCAGGAACGAGCGTGTGATACACTTGAGAATGCTGTACCTAACCATCAACATAAATATGTTCGGTCAAAAGGTTTAAAAGAATGGCATTTTGGTGTTTTTGAGGGTGAAAGTATTGAATTGCTTAAGAAAATCAAACAGCCTACAACGCTTTATGGAGATTATGTCGTTCCTTTCGGTGGAGAGTCGCGTTTACAAGTAGAACAACGTATGACAGATACATTAACTGAAATTATGGAACATCATTGTGATAAAACAACATTAGCTGTAAGTCATGGTAGTACTATAGGTCTTTTTATTAGAAAGTGCTTGGGTTATGAAGAGGGTAGTTCATTTGATATAGGAAATTGTCATATTTTAAAATTTGAATATCAAGATGGTCAATTTAAATTTATTGAATTGATTGATCCTACATTATAA